A region of Pseudomonas cavernicola DNA encodes the following proteins:
- a CDS encoding REP-associated tyrosine transposase, producing MSRYRRSLVPGGTYFFTVTLADRRSTLLTDAISPLRLAYACAQQRMPFESVAICILPDHLHAIWTLPTGDADYAGRWSLIKSGFSRDMPAAEVLSTSKVRKREKGIWQRRYWEHQIQDEPDLQRHIDYIHYNPVKHALVERVRDWPYSSFHRYVRNGSLPEDWGSRDELSGQFGE from the coding sequence ATGTCTCGCTACCGCCGTAGCCTGGTGCCGGGCGGCACCTATTTCTTCACCGTGACTCTAGCCGATCGACGATCCACGCTACTGACCGATGCCATTTCCCCACTGCGCCTGGCTTATGCCTGCGCCCAACAGCGCATGCCCTTTGAAAGCGTGGCGATCTGCATCCTGCCGGACCATCTGCACGCAATCTGGACCTTACCGACAGGCGATGCCGACTACGCGGGGCGCTGGAGCCTGATCAAGAGCGGCTTCTCCCGGGATATGCCAGCAGCCGAGGTTCTCAGCACCAGCAAGGTGCGCAAGCGTGAAAAGGGAATCTGGCAACGGCGCTATTGGGAACATCAGATTCAAGACGAGCCCGATCTGCAGCGGCATATCGATTACATCCACTACAACCCCGTCAAACATGCTCTGGTCGAGCGTGTCAGGGATTGGCCCTACTCGAGCTTTCATCGCTATGTGCGTAATGGGTCATTGCCTGAGGACTGGGGCAGTCGGGATGAGCTCTCTGGTCAATTCGGTGAGTAG
- the trpB gene encoding tryptophan synthase subunit beta encodes MTSFRNGPDANGLFGSFGGQYVAETLMPLIHDLAREYEAAKVDPAFLEELAYFQRDYVGRPSPLYFAERLTEFCGGAKIYLKREELNHTGAHKINNCIGQILLARRMGKKRIIAETGAGMHGVATATVAARFGLDCVIYMGTTDIDRQQANVFRMKLLGAEVIPVTAGTGTLKDAMNEALRDWVTNVDSTFYLIGTVAGPHPYPAMVRDFQAVIGKETREQLQAQEGRLPDSLIACIGGGSNAMGLFHPFLDDASVQIIGVEAAGYGIETGKHAASLNGGEPGVLHGNRTFLLQDDDGQIIDAHSISAGLDYPGIGPEHAWLHEVGRVEYTSITDAEALEAFHKCCRLEGIIPALESAHALAEVFKRAPKLPKEHLMVVNLSGRGDKDMQTVMHHLQEQKESVV; translated from the coding sequence ATGACCTCTTTCCGTAACGGCCCCGACGCCAATGGCCTGTTCGGTTCCTTCGGCGGCCAGTATGTCGCCGAAACCCTGATGCCGCTGATTCATGACCTGGCTCGCGAGTACGAAGCGGCCAAGGTCGATCCCGCCTTCCTTGAAGAGCTGGCCTATTTCCAACGCGATTACGTCGGCCGCCCGAGCCCGCTGTACTTCGCCGAGCGCCTGACCGAGTTCTGCGGTGGGGCGAAGATCTACCTCAAGCGCGAAGAGCTGAACCACACCGGCGCGCACAAGATTAACAACTGCATCGGCCAGATCCTGCTGGCCCGGCGCATGGGCAAGAAACGCATCATCGCCGAGACGGGCGCCGGCATGCACGGCGTGGCCACCGCCACCGTGGCCGCGCGTTTTGGTCTCGACTGCGTGATCTACATGGGCACCACCGACATCGATCGGCAGCAGGCCAACGTCTTCCGCATGAAACTGCTGGGCGCCGAGGTGATTCCGGTCACTGCCGGCACCGGCACCCTGAAGGACGCGATGAACGAGGCCCTGCGCGACTGGGTGACTAACGTCGACAGCACCTTCTACCTGATCGGCACCGTGGCCGGCCCGCATCCGTACCCGGCGATGGTCCGCGACTTCCAGGCGGTGATCGGCAAGGAAACCCGCGAACAGTTGCAGGCACAGGAAGGCCGTCTGCCCGACAGCCTGATTGCCTGCATCGGTGGCGGCTCGAATGCCATGGGCCTGTTCCACCCGTTCCTCGACGACGCCAGCGTGCAAATCATCGGTGTCGAAGCCGCTGGCTATGGCATTGAAACCGGCAAGCATGCGGCCAGCCTGAACGGTGGCGAACCCGGCGTGCTTCACGGCAACCGCACCTTCCTGTTGCAGGACGACGACGGCCAGATCATCGACGCCCACTCGATTTCCGCCGGCCTCGACTACCCCGGCATCGGCCCGGAACACGCTTGGTTGCACGAGGTGGGTCGGGTCGAATACACCTCGATCACCGACGCCGAAGCCCTCGAAGCCTTCCATAAATGCTGCCGCCTGGAAGGCATCATCCCGGCGCTGGAAAGCGCCCACGCACTGGCCGAAGTGTTCAAGCGCGCACCCAAGCTGCCGAAGGAGCACCTGATGGTGGTCAACCTCTCCGGGCGTGGCGACAAGGACATGCAGACCGTAATGCACCACTTGCAAGAGCAGAAGGAGTCCGTCGTATGA
- the trpA gene encoding tryptophan synthase subunit alpha codes for MSRLQTRFAELKEQNRAALVTFITAGDPSYDASLAILKGLPQAGADVIELGMPFTDPMADGPAIQLANIRALAAKQNLAKTLHMVREFRAGNSDTPLVLMGYFNPIHHYGVPRFIAEAKEAGVDGLIVVDLPPEHNVDLCDPAQAAGLDFIRLTTPTTDDARLPKVLNGSSGFVYYVSVAGVTGAGSATLEHVEQAVARLRRHTDLPISIGFGIRTPEHAATIARLADGVVVGSALIDQIANAESPEQAVQDVLKLCAELAEGVRKARA; via the coding sequence ATGAGCCGCCTGCAGACGCGCTTTGCCGAACTGAAAGAACAGAACCGTGCCGCACTGGTGACCTTCATCACCGCCGGCGACCCGAGCTATGACGCCTCGCTGGCGATCCTCAAGGGCTTGCCGCAGGCCGGCGCCGACGTGATCGAACTGGGCATGCCCTTTACCGACCCGATGGCCGACGGCCCGGCGATTCAGCTGGCCAACATCCGCGCGCTGGCGGCCAAGCAGAACCTGGCGAAAACCCTGCACATGGTTCGCGAGTTCCGCGCCGGCAACAGCGACACCCCGCTGGTACTGATGGGCTACTTCAACCCGATCCACCACTACGGCGTGCCGCGTTTCATCGCCGAGGCAAAAGAAGCGGGCGTGGACGGCCTGATCGTGGTCGACCTGCCGCCGGAGCATAACGTCGACCTCTGCGACCCGGCCCAGGCCGCCGGCCTCGACTTCATCCGCCTGACCACTCCGACCACCGACGATGCACGCCTGCCGAAGGTGCTCAACGGCAGTTCCGGCTTCGTCTACTACGTTTCGGTAGCCGGGGTAACCGGTGCTGGCTCGGCGACCCTCGAGCACGTCGAACAGGCCGTCGCCCGTCTGCGTCGGCATACCGACCTGCCGATCAGCATCGGCTTCGGCATCCGCACCCCGGAGCACGCAGCGACCATCGCCCGGCTGGCCGATGGCGTGGTAGTGGGTTCGGCACTGATCGACCAGATCGCCAATGCCGAGTCACCGGAGCAGGCGGTGCAGGACGTGCTGAAGCTCTGCGCGGAGTTGGCCGAAGGCGTGCGCAAAGCCCGCGCCTGA
- a CDS encoding DOPA 4,5-dioxygenase family protein — MNDIPLPRIRGYHAHIYFDAQTLDQARALCEEAARRFALKMGRVHQRPVGPHPDWSCQLAFRPELFGELIPWLALRRQGLVVLIHPITGNDLLDHRDHAIWMGAVRPLDLSGLSEGPVEYDL; from the coding sequence ATGAACGACATTCCCCTGCCGCGTATTCGCGGCTATCACGCGCATATCTATTTCGATGCGCAGACCCTCGACCAGGCCCGCGCGCTCTGTGAAGAGGCTGCCCGGCGCTTTGCGCTGAAGATGGGTCGGGTTCACCAGCGCCCGGTCGGGCCGCACCCGGACTGGAGCTGCCAACTGGCGTTTCGTCCGGAGCTGTTCGGCGAGCTGATTCCCTGGCTGGCCTTGCGCCGCCAGGGCCTGGTGGTGCTGATCCACCCGATCACCGGCAACGATCTGCTCGACCACCGTGACCATGCGATCTGGATGGGCGCGGTGCGGCCGCTGGATCTCAGCGGGCTCAGCGAAGGGCCGGTGGAGTACGACCTTTAG
- a CDS encoding choline sulfate utilization transcriptional regulator, with protein sequence MRLNLSLDLLRVFESAARQLSFTAAAAELGTTQPAVSQQIKRLEKELGVRLFDRIHRGIALTEAGQLLQQHVQLGLESIDAGLAAVTAQNQHEVLQVATDFAFAAYWLMPRLPRFREANPQLDVSLITSDRSMTALRSDIDVAIAFGDGRFKHGEAHRLFSEEVFPVCSPRLLEGRQLPLAKEQLAALPMLHLKPEVASRWFDWAGLFQALGIPQQQTPAALRFDNYTLLIQAAIAGQGVAIGWRHLVDELLEQGLLCRVIAESAESRFGYYAVLPERKRRMRLVQPFVDWLQAELNLENRQP encoded by the coding sequence CCTGTCCCTCGACTTGCTGCGGGTGTTCGAGTCCGCCGCCCGCCAGTTGAGTTTCACCGCGGCGGCGGCGGAACTTGGCACCACTCAGCCAGCAGTCAGCCAGCAGATCAAACGGCTGGAGAAGGAGCTGGGCGTGCGGCTGTTCGACCGTATCCATCGGGGCATTGCGCTTACCGAAGCCGGCCAGTTGCTGCAACAGCACGTCCAGCTCGGCCTGGAGTCGATCGATGCCGGCCTTGCGGCGGTGACCGCGCAAAACCAGCATGAGGTCTTGCAGGTCGCCACGGACTTCGCCTTTGCCGCCTACTGGTTGATGCCGCGCTTGCCACGTTTCCGCGAAGCTAATCCGCAACTGGACGTTAGCCTGATCACCAGTGATCGCAGCATGACCGCCCTGCGCAGCGATATCGACGTCGCCATTGCCTTCGGTGACGGCCGCTTCAAGCACGGCGAGGCGCACCGGCTGTTCAGCGAGGAAGTCTTTCCGGTCTGCAGCCCCCGGTTGCTCGAAGGCCGCCAGCTGCCATTGGCGAAAGAACAACTGGCAGCTCTGCCGATGCTCCACCTCAAGCCGGAAGTGGCGAGCCGCTGGTTCGATTGGGCGGGTCTGTTCCAGGCATTGGGCATTCCCCAGCAACAGACTCCGGCGGCTTTGCGCTTCGACAACTACACCCTGCTGATCCAGGCCGCCATCGCCGGTCAGGGCGTGGCCATCGGCTGGCGCCATCTGGTCGATGAGTTGCTCGAACAGGGCTTGCTCTGTCGGGTCATCGCCGAGAGCGCCGAGTCGCGCTTCGGTTACTACGCCGTATTGCCCGAGCGCAAACGGCGGATGCGCCTGGTGCAGCCTTTCGTCGACTGGCTCCAGGCGGAGCTGAATTTGGAAAATCGTCAGCCATGA